One region of Myxococcus stipitatus genomic DNA includes:
- the scpA gene encoding methylmalonyl-CoA mutase produces MRTHVPDFSGLDFDAPQTQPSAATRDAQRASAAASTRQAERWDTPEGIPVKPVYTAEDLADVEHLGSLPGLPPFVRGPYSTMYVQQPWTVRQYAGFSTAEASNAFYRRNLAAGQKGLSIAFDLATHRGYDSDHPRVAGDVGMAGVAIDSIKDMRILFDRIPLDQMSVSMTMNGAVLPVLALYVVAAEEQGVRPEQLSGTIQNDILKEFMVRNTYIYPPGPSMRIIGDIFRFTAEKMPRFNSISISGYHMQEAGATQDLELGYTLADGVEYVRAGLAAGLGVDAFAPRLSFFWAIGMNFFMEVAKMRAARMIWARLIKGFNPRSDKSLALRTHSQTSGWSLTAQDVFNNVVRTCVEAMAATQGHTQSLHTNSLDEAIALPTDFSARIARNTQLYLQLESGTTRVIDPWGGSYYVERLTHELAQKAWGHIQEVEALGGMTKAIEAGLPKLRIEEASARTQARIDSGRQAIIGVNKYPPEREDRIEILKVDNTAVREAQIARLKQLRAERDANEVRRRLDALTEAGRRNEGNLLALAIDAARAKATVGEISDALEKVFGRYEATVRSVSGVYSSEAGKDAQGIGEARAAADDFLARFGRRPRILIAKMGQDGHDRGQKVIATAFADLGFDVDIGPLFQTPEESARQAVENDVHVVGASSLAAGHLTLVPQLKQALRELGREDIMVVVGGVIPPQDYDALRAAGAAAIFGPGTVISKAAIELLGKLAAAQEEA; encoded by the coding sequence TGCCGCCCTTCGTGCGCGGCCCCTACTCCACCATGTACGTGCAGCAGCCGTGGACGGTGCGCCAGTACGCGGGCTTCTCCACGGCCGAGGCCTCCAACGCCTTCTACCGCCGCAACCTCGCGGCCGGACAGAAGGGCCTGTCCATCGCGTTCGACCTGGCCACGCACCGGGGTTACGACAGCGACCATCCGCGCGTCGCGGGCGACGTGGGGATGGCGGGCGTGGCCATCGACTCCATCAAGGACATGCGCATCCTGTTCGACCGCATCCCGCTCGACCAGATGAGCGTGTCGATGACGATGAACGGCGCGGTGCTCCCCGTGCTCGCGCTCTACGTGGTCGCGGCCGAGGAGCAGGGCGTGCGCCCCGAACAGCTCAGCGGGACCATCCAGAACGACATCCTCAAGGAGTTCATGGTCCGCAACACGTACATCTACCCGCCGGGCCCGTCGATGCGCATCATCGGCGACATCTTCCGCTTCACCGCGGAGAAGATGCCGCGCTTCAACAGCATCAGCATCAGCGGCTACCACATGCAGGAGGCGGGAGCGACGCAGGACCTGGAGCTGGGCTACACGCTCGCGGACGGCGTGGAGTACGTGCGCGCAGGCCTGGCGGCGGGGCTGGGCGTGGACGCGTTCGCGCCCCGGCTGTCGTTCTTCTGGGCCATCGGCATGAACTTCTTCATGGAGGTGGCGAAGATGCGCGCGGCCCGGATGATCTGGGCCCGGCTCATCAAGGGCTTCAACCCCAGGAGCGACAAGAGCCTGGCGCTGCGCACCCACTCGCAGACGTCCGGCTGGAGCCTCACCGCGCAGGACGTGTTCAACAACGTGGTGCGCACCTGCGTGGAGGCCATGGCCGCCACCCAGGGCCACACGCAGAGCCTGCACACCAACTCGCTGGACGAGGCCATCGCCCTGCCCACGGACTTCAGCGCGCGCATCGCCCGCAACACCCAGCTCTACCTCCAGTTGGAGAGCGGCACCACGCGCGTCATCGACCCGTGGGGCGGCAGCTACTACGTGGAGCGCCTCACGCACGAGCTGGCCCAGAAGGCGTGGGGCCACATCCAGGAGGTCGAGGCGCTGGGCGGCATGACCAAGGCCATCGAGGCGGGGCTGCCCAAGCTGCGCATCGAGGAGGCCTCGGCGCGCACCCAGGCGCGCATCGACTCCGGGCGGCAGGCCATCATCGGCGTGAACAAGTACCCGCCCGAGCGCGAGGACCGCATCGAGATCCTCAAGGTGGACAACACCGCCGTGCGCGAGGCGCAGATCGCCCGGCTCAAGCAGCTGCGCGCCGAGCGCGACGCGAACGAGGTGCGCCGCCGCCTGGACGCGCTGACGGAGGCGGGCCGCCGCAACGAGGGCAACCTCCTGGCGCTGGCCATCGACGCGGCGCGGGCCAAGGCGACGGTGGGGGAGATCAGCGACGCGCTCGAGAAGGTGTTCGGGCGCTACGAGGCCACGGTGCGAAGCGTGTCCGGTGTGTATTCGAGCGAGGCGGGCAAGGACGCCCAGGGCATCGGCGAGGCGCGCGCGGCGGCGGACGACTTCCTCGCCCGCTTCGGCCGCCGTCCCCGCATCCTCATCGCGAAGATGGGCCAGGACGGCCATGACCGCGGGCAGAAGGTCATCGCCACGGCCTTCGCGGACCTGGGCTTCGACGTGGACATCGGCCCGCTGTTCCAGACGCCCGAGGAGTCCGCGCGGCAGGCGGTGGAGAACGACGTGCACGTGGTGGGCGCCAGCTCGCTCGCGGCCGGCCACCTCACGCTGGTGCCCCAGCTCAAGCAGGCGCTGCGCGAGCTGGGCCGCGAGGACATCATGGTCGTCGTGGGCGGCGTCATCCCCCCGCAGGACTACGATGCCCTGCGCGCCGCCGGGGCCGCCGCCATCTTCGGCCCGGGCACGGTCATCTCCAAGGCCGCCATCGAGCTGCTCGGCAAGCTGGCCGCCGCGCAGGAGGAGGCATGA
- the meaB gene encoding methylmalonyl Co-A mutase-associated GTPase MeaB — protein sequence MKLLTADAYVDGVRAGDRAVLARAITLVESGHPRHQVLAQEVLTRLLPHTGGARRVGISGVPGVGKSTFIDALGMHLVGAGHRVAVLAIDPSSTVSGGSILGDKTRMARLSREATAYIRPSPSSGTLGGVARKTRETLLLCEAAGFDVVLVETVGVGQSETVVADMVDFYLVLMLAGAGDELQGIKRGILEVADMLAINKADGDNQTRAERARAELRAALHLMRPGAEPEVTTCSALQGLGIDRLWASIEAQLGKREAAGVLARRRKEQQIGWMWAMVQDGLRAALHANPTVAALVPALESEVREGRATPTSAALRVLGAFLPESTA from the coding sequence ATGAAGCTGCTGACGGCGGACGCCTACGTGGACGGCGTCCGCGCGGGCGACCGCGCCGTGCTCGCCCGGGCCATCACCCTGGTGGAGAGCGGCCACCCGCGCCACCAGGTGCTGGCGCAGGAGGTGCTCACGCGCCTGCTCCCCCATACGGGTGGCGCCCGGCGCGTGGGCATCAGCGGCGTGCCGGGCGTGGGCAAGAGCACGTTCATCGACGCGCTGGGCATGCACCTGGTGGGCGCGGGGCACCGCGTGGCGGTGCTCGCCATCGACCCGTCGAGCACGGTCTCCGGGGGCAGCATCCTGGGCGACAAGACGCGCATGGCCAGGCTGTCGCGCGAAGCGACCGCGTACATCCGCCCCAGCCCCTCCAGCGGCACGCTGGGCGGTGTCGCGCGCAAGACACGCGAGACGCTGCTCTTGTGCGAGGCCGCTGGCTTCGACGTGGTGCTGGTGGAGACGGTGGGTGTCGGACAGTCGGAGACGGTGGTCGCCGACATGGTGGACTTCTACCTGGTGCTGATGCTCGCCGGTGCGGGCGACGAGCTGCAGGGCATCAAGCGCGGCATCCTCGAGGTGGCGGACATGCTCGCCATCAACAAGGCGGATGGCGACAACCAGACCCGGGCGGAGCGGGCGCGAGCGGAGCTGCGCGCGGCGCTGCACCTGATGCGGCCGGGCGCCGAGCCCGAGGTGACGACCTGCAGCGCGCTCCAGGGCCTGGGCATCGACCGGCTGTGGGCCTCCATCGAGGCGCAGCTGGGCAAGCGCGAGGCGGCCGGGGTGTTGGCGCGCCGACGCAAGGAGCAGCAGATCGGCTGGATGTGGGCCATGGTGCAGGACGGCCTGCGAGCGGCCCTGCATGCGAACCCCACGGTGGCCGCCCTCGTCCCGGCGTTGGAGTCCGAGGTCCGCGAGGGACGCGCCACGCCCACGTCCGCCGCACTGCGCGTGCTGGGCGCGTTCCTCCCGGAATCGACGGCTTGA
- a CDS encoding methylmalonyl-CoA mutase family protein has product MRNVQLTSVPMPYKPRFHVRIVTAASLFDGHDAAINVMRRLMQASGAEIIHLGHNRSVAEIVDCAIQEDAQGIAITSYQGGHVEFFKYMIDLLKQRGANIKVFGGGGGTILPSEIEELHAYGVTRIYSPDDGRAMGLQGMIDHLISECDFEKRPADFAQALATRPLREPSRIASLITVAENFSAVGDALRDALQKARAQGPRVPVLGITGTGGAGKSSLVDELVRRFLADFPDKTLAVLSVDPSKRKSGGALLGDRIRMNAIDNARVYMRSMATRQSNLALSKHVGESIEVCKAAGFDLIIVETSGIGQSDTEITEHSDVSLYVMTAEYGAATQLEKIDMLDFADVIAINKFDKRGSLDALRDVRKQWKRNHNAFTTADDAVPVFGTIASQFNDPGMNQLYRSIMDTVVRKTGAALQSQLTVTPGMSEKKWIIPPERTRYLAEIVETCEAYDKFARAQAAIARRMYQLHGTIEALRANVGRKKLEIVEPKDTSDVVQVTERVEGEPAYLTELVELYKDLESRLDPECRRLLTEWPATKRRYAAAKYQYQVREKVIELDLFTESLSHLRIPKIALPRYEDWGDILLWLLRENAPGAFPFTAGVFPLKREGEDPARMFAGEGGPERTNKRFHYVSRGLPAKRLSTAFDSVTLYGEDPDHRPDIYGKVGNSGVSIANVDDAKKLYSGFDLADPSTSVSMTINGPAPMLLGFFLNAAVDQQCEKWIRANGKVEEVEKKIDALYQERGLPRPRYQGELPQGNDGLGLLLLGVSGDEVLPKDVYEKLRASTLQQVRGTVQADILKEDQAQNTCIFSTEFALRLMGDIQQYFTDKKVRNFYSVSISGYHIAEAGANPISQLAFTLANGFTFVEYYLSRGMHIDDFAPNLSFFFSNGMDPEYTVLGRVARRIWAKTLRDKYGANDRSQKLKYHIQTSGRSLHAQEIAFNDIRTTLQALLALNDNCNSLHTNAYDEAITTPTEESVRRALAIQLIINKEFGLSKNENPNQGSFIVEELTDLVEAAVLAEFRAISERGGVLGAMERMYQRSKIQEESLYYETLKHDGSLPIIGVNTFLDPKGSPTVQPPEVIRATQEEKDYAIASRDAFWKRNAQTAPVALEAVKRAALDNGNVFAALMDACKVCTLGQISRALYEVGGQYRRNM; this is encoded by the coding sequence GTGCGAAACGTCCAGTTGACCTCCGTTCCCATGCCCTACAAGCCGCGATTCCACGTGCGAATCGTGACGGCCGCCTCCCTGTTCGACGGGCACGACGCGGCCATCAACGTCATGCGCCGCCTGATGCAGGCCTCCGGCGCGGAGATCATCCACCTGGGGCACAACCGCTCCGTGGCGGAGATCGTCGACTGCGCCATCCAGGAGGATGCCCAGGGCATCGCCATCACCTCCTACCAGGGCGGCCACGTCGAGTTCTTCAAGTACATGATCGACCTGCTGAAGCAGCGCGGGGCGAACATCAAGGTGTTCGGCGGCGGCGGTGGCACCATCCTCCCCAGCGAGATCGAGGAGCTGCACGCGTACGGCGTCACGCGCATCTATTCCCCGGACGACGGGCGGGCCATGGGCCTGCAGGGGATGATCGACCACCTGATCTCCGAGTGCGACTTCGAGAAGCGCCCGGCGGACTTCGCCCAGGCGCTCGCGACGCGGCCCCTGCGCGAGCCGTCGCGCATCGCGTCGCTCATCACCGTCGCGGAGAACTTCTCCGCGGTGGGCGACGCCCTGCGTGACGCGCTCCAGAAGGCCCGCGCCCAGGGGCCGCGCGTCCCCGTGCTCGGCATCACCGGCACCGGCGGGGCGGGCAAGTCCAGCCTCGTCGACGAGCTGGTGCGCCGCTTCCTCGCGGACTTCCCGGACAAGACGCTCGCGGTGCTCTCCGTGGACCCGTCCAAGCGCAAGTCCGGCGGCGCGCTCCTGGGCGACCGCATCCGCATGAACGCCATCGACAACGCGCGCGTCTACATGCGCTCGATGGCGACGCGGCAGAGCAACCTCGCCCTGTCCAAGCACGTGGGTGAGTCCATCGAGGTCTGCAAGGCCGCGGGCTTCGACCTCATCATCGTGGAGACCTCCGGCATCGGTCAGTCCGACACCGAAATCACCGAGCACTCGGACGTCTCGCTGTACGTGATGACGGCGGAGTACGGCGCCGCCACGCAGCTCGAGAAGATCGACATGCTCGACTTCGCGGACGTCATCGCCATCAACAAGTTCGACAAGCGCGGCTCGCTGGACGCGCTGCGCGACGTGCGCAAGCAGTGGAAGCGCAACCACAACGCCTTCACCACCGCGGACGACGCGGTGCCTGTCTTCGGGACCATCGCGTCGCAGTTCAACGACCCGGGGATGAACCAGCTCTACCGGTCCATCATGGACACCGTGGTGCGCAAGACGGGCGCCGCGCTCCAGTCGCAGCTGACCGTCACGCCGGGCATGAGCGAGAAGAAGTGGATCATCCCGCCCGAGCGCACCCGCTACCTGGCGGAGATCGTCGAGACCTGCGAGGCGTACGACAAGTTCGCCCGGGCCCAGGCGGCCATCGCCCGGCGGATGTACCAGCTGCACGGCACCATCGAGGCGCTGCGCGCCAACGTGGGCAGGAAGAAGCTGGAGATCGTCGAGCCGAAGGACACCTCGGACGTGGTGCAGGTCACCGAGCGCGTCGAGGGCGAGCCGGCGTACCTGACCGAGCTGGTGGAGCTGTACAAGGACCTGGAGTCGCGGCTCGACCCGGAGTGCCGGCGCCTGCTCACCGAGTGGCCGGCGACGAAGCGGCGCTACGCCGCGGCGAAGTACCAGTACCAGGTGCGCGAGAAGGTCATCGAGCTGGACCTGTTCACCGAGTCGCTGTCGCACCTGCGCATCCCGAAGATCGCCCTGCCCCGCTACGAGGACTGGGGTGACATCCTCTTGTGGCTGCTGCGGGAGAACGCGCCGGGCGCCTTCCCGTTCACCGCGGGCGTCTTCCCGCTCAAGCGCGAGGGCGAGGACCCGGCGCGCATGTTCGCGGGCGAGGGTGGCCCGGAGCGCACCAACAAGCGCTTCCACTACGTCTCGCGCGGCCTGCCCGCCAAGCGCCTGTCCACGGCGTTCGACTCCGTGACGCTGTACGGCGAGGACCCGGACCACCGGCCGGACATCTACGGCAAGGTGGGCAACTCCGGCGTGTCCATCGCCAACGTGGATGACGCGAAGAAGCTCTATTCGGGCTTCGACCTGGCGGACCCGTCCACGTCGGTGTCGATGACCATCAATGGCCCGGCGCCCATGCTGCTGGGCTTCTTCCTCAACGCCGCCGTGGACCAGCAGTGCGAGAAGTGGATCCGCGCCAACGGCAAGGTGGAGGAGGTCGAGAAGAAGATCGACGCGCTCTACCAGGAGCGGGGGCTGCCGCGTCCGCGCTACCAGGGCGAGCTGCCCCAGGGCAACGACGGGCTGGGGCTCCTGCTGCTCGGCGTGTCGGGCGACGAGGTGCTGCCCAAGGACGTGTACGAGAAGCTCCGCGCCTCGACGCTCCAGCAGGTGCGCGGCACGGTGCAGGCGGACATCCTCAAGGAGGACCAGGCGCAGAACACCTGCATCTTCTCCACCGAGTTCGCCCTGCGGTTGATGGGCGACATCCAGCAGTACTTCACCGACAAGAAGGTGCGGAACTTCTACTCGGTGTCCATCTCCGGCTACCACATCGCGGAGGCCGGGGCGAACCCCATCTCCCAGCTGGCCTTCACGCTGGCCAACGGCTTCACCTTCGTCGAGTACTACCTGTCGCGCGGGATGCACATCGACGACTTCGCGCCCAACCTCTCGTTCTTCTTCTCGAACGGGATGGACCCCGAGTACACGGTGCTGGGCCGCGTGGCGCGCCGCATCTGGGCGAAGACGCTCCGCGACAAGTACGGCGCGAATGATCGCTCGCAGAAGCTGAAGTACCACATCCAGACGTCGGGCCGGTCCCTGCACGCGCAGGAGATCGCCTTCAACGACATCCGGACCACGCTCCAGGCGCTGCTGGCCCTCAACGACAACTGCAACTCGCTGCACACCAACGCGTACGACGAGGCCATCACCACGCCGACGGAGGAGAGCGTGCGTCGCGCGCTCGCCATCCAGCTCATCATCAACAAGGAGTTCGGCCTCTCCAAGAACGAGAACCCCAACCAGGGCTCGTTCATCGTCGAGGAGCTGACGGACCTGGTGGAGGCGGCGGTGCTCGCGGAGTTCCGCGCCATCTCCGAGCGCGGTGGCGTGCTCGGCGCCATGGAGCGCATGTACCAGCGTTCGAAGATCCAGGAGGAGTCGCTGTACTACGAGACGCTCAAGCACGACGGCTCGCTGCCCATCATCGGCGTGAACACATTCCTGGACCCGAAGGGCTCTCCCACCGTGCAGCCGCCCGAGGTGATTCGAGCGACGCAGGAGGAGAAGGACTACGCCATCGCCTCGCGCGACGCCTTCTGGAAGCGCAACGCCCAGACGGCGCCGGTGGCGCTGGAGGCCGTCAAGCGCGCGGCGCTCGACAACGGCAACGTCTTCGCCGCGCTGATGGACGCCTGCAAGGTCTGCACGCTGGGACAGATCTCCCGCGCGCTGTACGAGGTGGGTGGGCAGTACCGCCGGAACATGTAG
- a CDS encoding TetR/AcrR family transcriptional regulator, with amino-acid sequence MRNPGSRREEILKAALECFLEQGFEGTTMAAIRARSGASTGSIYHLFDSKNAIATALYLDVLEQYQEGALRELQRLAGAKEGVEALVRFHLEWSLAHPKEARFLLVARRISAISGSEPGIRDQNRGTFGRLRDWLQGHVQAGAIEPMSLDLFLAIVYAPAQELLREWLTGRAKTDPKAAVPVLTRAAWHGVERRAPRSRK; translated from the coding sequence ATGCGCAACCCGGGGAGCCGGAGAGAGGAAATCCTGAAGGCGGCGCTCGAGTGCTTCCTGGAGCAGGGCTTCGAGGGCACGACGATGGCGGCCATCCGCGCCCGCTCGGGGGCCAGCACGGGGAGCATCTACCACCTGTTCGACAGCAAGAACGCCATCGCCACGGCGCTCTACCTGGACGTGCTGGAGCAGTACCAGGAGGGGGCGCTGAGGGAGCTCCAGCGGCTCGCCGGCGCGAAGGAGGGCGTCGAGGCGCTCGTGCGCTTCCACCTCGAGTGGTCGCTCGCGCATCCGAAGGAGGCCCGCTTCCTGCTGGTCGCGCGGCGCATCTCCGCCATCTCCGGTTCGGAGCCCGGCATCCGCGACCAGAACCGCGGCACCTTCGGGCGCCTGCGCGACTGGCTGCAGGGGCACGTCCAGGCCGGGGCCATCGAGCCCATGTCGCTCGACCTCTTCCTGGCCATCGTCTACGCGCCCGCGCAGGAGCTGCTGCGTGAGTGGCTCACCGGACGGGCGAAGACGGATCCGAAGGCGGCTGTCCCCGTGCTGACGCGCGCCGCGTGGCACGGCGTGGAGCGGCGCGCCCCGCGTTCTCGCAAGTGA
- a CDS encoding PaaI family thioesterase: MESFLEIGNEILSKQPFSQLLGTQLTRLTPSEAVLELSLRDDMKQQYGFVHGGVLSYMADNALTFAGGFAMRGVQVVTAEFKINYVRPAIGTRLVARARTVHVGRRQTVCQCDLFVQEAERETLVAVAQGTISAMGSREE; the protein is encoded by the coding sequence ATGGAGTCCTTCCTGGAGATCGGCAACGAGATCCTGTCGAAGCAGCCGTTCAGCCAGTTGCTTGGGACGCAGCTGACACGGCTGACGCCGAGCGAGGCCGTGCTGGAGCTCTCCTTGCGAGACGACATGAAGCAGCAGTACGGCTTCGTGCACGGAGGCGTGCTCAGCTACATGGCGGACAACGCCCTCACCTTCGCGGGCGGCTTCGCGATGCGCGGCGTCCAGGTGGTGACGGCGGAGTTCAAGATCAACTACGTCCGCCCCGCCATCGGCACGCGACTCGTCGCCCGGGCGCGCACCGTGCATGTGGGGCGGCGACAGACGGTGTGCCAGTGCGACCTGTTCGTCCAGGAGGCGGAACGGGAGACCCTCGTCGCGGTGGCCCAGGGCACCATCAGCGCCATGGGCAGCCGGGAGGAGTGA
- a CDS encoding DEAD/DEAH box helicase, protein MTFDELQLHETLLRAVKAEGYTTPTPIQEKAIPHALMGKDVLGVAQTGTGKTAAFALPILQRLSAKAPAGGARPVRCLVLTPTRELAGQVGESFMTYGRNLPLRHAVIFGGVGQAAQVQSLRSGVDVLVATPGRLLDLMDQGFVSLRSLEVFVLDEADRMLDMGFIHDVRKVIKALPSKRQTLFFSATMPPEIVDLSRNLLTDPVRVEVTPVSSTAETVTQQVYFVEREAKRGLLAHLLKDEARIPRALVFTRTKHGANRVAKQLEQAGVHAAAIHGNKSQNARERALDDFRSGDIRVLVATDIAARGIDIDGLSFVINYDLPNVPEQYVHRIGRTGRAGASGTAVSFCDAEERAYLRDIERTIRRGVPVVEDHPYRSGSAAPRPAASASVQAPARGQAPSAQGRGGGQPQQGGGRGNPSGNASRRHRGGGRGGGGQGRPEANRSARSGGSGPNRGNAQAPRGPSAAPRPASSPAPAPARPAAEPPPARRQAPKWL, encoded by the coding sequence ATGACTTTCGACGAACTTCAGCTTCACGAGACCCTCCTGCGAGCCGTCAAGGCGGAGGGCTACACCACCCCCACGCCCATCCAGGAGAAGGCGATTCCGCATGCCCTGATGGGCAAGGACGTGCTGGGCGTCGCCCAGACGGGCACGGGCAAGACGGCGGCGTTCGCGCTGCCCATCCTCCAGCGGCTGTCGGCGAAGGCGCCCGCGGGGGGCGCTCGGCCGGTGCGTTGTCTGGTGCTCACGCCGACGCGCGAGCTGGCCGGGCAGGTGGGTGAGAGCTTCATGACCTACGGCCGCAACCTGCCGCTGCGGCACGCGGTGATTTTCGGTGGCGTGGGGCAGGCGGCGCAGGTGCAGTCGCTGCGCAGTGGCGTGGACGTGCTGGTGGCGACGCCGGGCCGTCTGCTGGACTTGATGGACCAGGGCTTCGTGTCGCTGCGCTCGCTCGAGGTGTTCGTGCTCGACGAGGCGGACCGCATGCTCGACATGGGCTTCATCCATGACGTGCGCAAGGTCATCAAGGCGCTGCCGTCCAAGCGCCAGACGCTCTTCTTCAGCGCGACGATGCCGCCGGAGATCGTCGACCTGTCGCGCAACCTGCTGACGGACCCCGTCCGCGTGGAGGTGACCCCCGTCTCCAGCACTGCGGAGACGGTGACGCAGCAGGTGTACTTCGTGGAGCGCGAGGCGAAGCGTGGCCTGTTGGCGCATCTGCTGAAGGACGAGGCGCGGATTCCGCGCGCGCTGGTCTTCACGCGCACCAAGCACGGCGCCAACCGCGTCGCGAAGCAGCTCGAGCAGGCCGGGGTGCACGCCGCCGCGATTCACGGCAACAAGAGCCAGAACGCCCGCGAGCGCGCGCTGGATGACTTCCGCTCGGGGGACATCCGGGTCCTGGTCGCCACGGACATCGCGGCGCGGGGCATCGACATCGACGGGCTGAGCTTCGTCATCAACTACGACCTGCCCAACGTGCCGGAGCAGTACGTGCACCGCATCGGCCGCACGGGCCGCGCGGGCGCGAGCGGGACGGCGGTGTCCTTCTGCGACGCCGAGGAGCGGGCGTACCTGCGCGACATCGAGCGGACCATCCGCCGTGGCGTGCCGGTGGTCGAGGACCATCCGTACCGTTCGGGCAGCGCGGCGCCGCGGCCCGCGGCCTCCGCGTCGGTGCAGGCACCCGCGCGCGGCCAGGCGCCGTCGGCGCAGGGGCGGGGTGGGGGACAGCCCCAGCAGGGCGGTGGACGGGGCAATCCTTCCGGCAATGCTTCGCGTCGTCATCGCGGTGGAGGACGGGGCGGTGGTGGGCAGGGGCGCCCCGAGGCGAACCGCTCCGCGCGTTCCGGTGGTTCGGGGCCGAATCGTGGCAATGCGCAGGCGCCGCGAGGCCCGAGCGCGGCTCCGCGTCCCGCGAGCAGCCCCGCGCCGGCCCCCGCTCGTCCCGCCGCCGAGCCGCCTCCCGCGCGCCGTCAGGCGCCGAAGTGGCTGTAG